The Helicoverpa armigera isolate CAAS_96S chromosome 18, ASM3070526v1, whole genome shotgun sequence genome segment TCGGGGTCCCAGCTCTCGTTGAGCGCGAGACTCGCCGATGTGTGCATTACTGGAAACAACATCCATTGATCAGCTGGCTATAGCGTCTATCACGTTCATTAGATTTCACAACACTTGCTCGTATCACTTCACTATGTATGCACTATAAAATAGCGCGAGACTATACTATGCACGGTAAATGTGACAGGCGGCAAGGATGCAGCATCGGCGGCAAGACAAGAACGCTGTCACGGCAGCGGATACTCACTCTGGATATGGCAGAGGCCGACAGCAAACTGCGAGAGCTCCGGCACCTGCTTGAGGATCTCCTCAGTGACGAGGTGCACGCCCCGGTGCTGTGGCCTCAAGTTCAGCTTCCGTTGAAACCACGCGGATCCGATCTGAATTCCTCGGTTCGAGGccatgtttaattttttaaaacgcTACAGAGTGATCGCAAGAACACAAACGATCTTACACAACATCACTTAGAACAACCTTTACATGAATTAATCCACAATTATCATAAAAGATTCATTTTCGATctttaaatagtaataaatatataggaGGTTATAGGACAGATTCGACACCCTATTTTCTGCGGGAAAGTGAAATAGTCTTCAAACGAAAGAGAAAAACGAATGAAATGTTGtcatgtcaaaaaatataactcGAACACCAATggatttcattcataaaataatgacGACGAGTCGACGACCGACCGAAAAGATAATGAATACAAAGGTAGCATTTTGAATTAAGTTTAGTTAAAATTTATTACGTGTATAGATACGAAAGAAGACCCGTTATTCGTTTAATACtatagttttacaaaataaagtaaagtgCGAAACATacaatcttaattttattataataacatcgACAGCAATCTAAAATGTGAGTTTCAACTTTGAGTAATAATGATCTTCTTCTGTtttgatcaaaattaaaaaaggcaTTTACTTTGCCGCAATGACATACCAATAATTGCAAATCGAATgacaaaaaaagtcttattttttaACACAGCAACTTTTTACCACCCCATCAGCAGATGATTTCATCGTTTGGCGCGGAATTCAAAACATTTCCGTGTAAAATATGGAATGGACATGTCTTTTAAAAAGATGCTATAGAAATAtcattaagaaataataattgtacaTCATTATGTTATAGAAACACTGAGATGAAGAATAATTACTGTACCTGTTAACAGAGCGGGCAATTATATCATGGGAGTGCCGAGGGGTGATAGTTTTAGGTGTGGCATGCAACCACTCCTTGGAATTGAAACAATTAGTTACCACCTCAATCGGTATCACTCCGGACGCGTTTCTAATAGTATTGTTCCTATTGAAATCAGTACACTACCAACATGGACCCATTTATGGATATTATAAACAAATCTGAAGAACCAGAGTggcttgaaaataaaatagcagGCAACCTGAGAATATGGCAAGTTATATTTCTGTGTATGGCCAGTTTGACTACTCttagtaagtatattattagtccaataatctgaaaaaaaaaaatgctctgTATACAGTTCACCACCTTTGTACAAGTGGCGGTTAAACTAATCTGTTGGATATCCTGTGCATTTCAGTTGTGATAGTATGCTGTTGCTTCCGTTTCCGCATTCCCCGGACGAAGCAACAAATCGAAGCGGATTATCAAAGACGGAAGATCACCACAAAGTTCCGCGCTAAGTTGGAAACTATACAGGACGCTAAGATGGATGCAATGTCGTTGAAAGACGGTAATTTTTCATGTTCTCTAGACTATGCAAATATTAACCAAAGGTACATagcttgaaaaataagtttttttttatttggataagGATAACATCTTTTTAATACCAACAAACGTGCGCTTGTGGTTCACCCTCTACTTTCACGCCCAAATGTAGCGCATTTGTATGAACATTTATTTCTGCCAAgtagtttcatcaaaatgtgtTCAGATGTTCACGCGTACGGAAGTGATAAACATACACACGCTAACCAACTTTcacctttaaaatattagtgcaATGGTATCTCCCCAATTAAGCAGTAGAGCAACGACAAATGACTATTAGTTTTTACCAACTAATAGTAACTTGCACAGTTAGTATGCCTCTGTTTGCTATTGACTCAGAGAGCTCCAAAATTCAGCCACATCACATTTATTTGCACTGAAATCATCCGAGATAAGATAATGATCGCATTCACTGCTTATTTACCGGGTATCTTTCTGACGTGTTGCAGCCTTAGACCTACTTCACGAGCAGACCAATATTAACATGGAGGGAGAAAACCAACCTGGATCTCAGCCTAGTTCCATCATGTCACCACAACAGAGTAAGTCGGATTGTACAACACTTTTATACAAACAAGGGATGTCTCCAGTAGCCATTATCATCATATCTCCCATTTATATCAtctgtcataaaaaaaaaaaaacaaagtggCGACTTGCAAGTTAACTTGTTTACCTTTATAAGTCATATGACATTAATGTGATCAACATACAGGGAATTCGAATTTTCTGGATTAATATTTATTCAGGACATTTCAAGGCATTAGTATGACTAAGTAATCTGCTCCATTTTTCCCGTGTCATAGTTATGTTGGCCCATCATTAGTTACATATAGGAccgatgtatattttttattaatatatagcGTTATGACAGGTTCTTTGGATGCATCATTCCAACCTGACGCGGGTCAAAAGCCGGACGCGCAGGCGTCGGGGCTCAGCTTCGTCAAGTTCGCGTCCAAAGTGGCCACGCTCTCCAAACTGGGACAACCCAAGTCTCCCACGTCGCCTACGCCCTCCGGCAACAAGAtggacttttaaaaatatatccaaGT includes the following:
- the LOC110375788 gene encoding uncharacterized protein LOC110375788 codes for the protein MEGENQPGSQPSSIMSPQQSSLDASFQPDAGQKPDAQASGLSFVKFASKVATLSKLGQPKSPTSPTPSGNKMDF